Genomic window (Marinobacter fonticola):
TCAGGCCGATATCAGCTTGACCCAACGCCTGACCGAAGCCCTCAAATTGGTGGATATCCGGGTGCTGGACCATATGGTCGTGGGACATGGCGAAGTGACGTCCCTGGCGGAGCGGGGTTTGATGTAAGGGTTGAGGAGCCATTCATAGGCCCCTTCTCCTCCTTATATAAGGAATCTCCGAAGAATTGGACAAATTCCCAACAATTTTTTGCGTTGGGCCAGCCATTCTGGTATAAAAGCGTCCCTTTCTGGCGGCGTCTGGCGAGCACCCAGAGGCGCGAAATAAAGAATTCCGTATTTCAGGACTTAAGCTCAGGTCGGAGGCAAAAATGTCCAGAGTCTGTCAGGTTACCGGTAAGCGGCCGGTCTCCGGTAATAACGTTTCTCACGCGATGAACCATACCCGGCGTCGTTTTCTGCCCAATTTGCAGAGCCATCGCTTCTGGGTAGAAACTGAAAAGCGCTTTATTAAGCTGCGCGTTTCTACGAAAGGTATGCGTATCATCGATAAAAAAGGCATTGACGCTGTGCTGGCCGACCTTCGTGCCCGCGGCGAGAAAGTGTAAGGAGCCGCATCATGCGCGAGAAGATCAGATTGGTATCATCAGCAGGTACAGGTCACTTCTATACGACCTATAAGAACAAGCGCAACACGCCCGAGAAGATGGAGATCAACAAGTACGATCCCGTCGTTCGTAAGCATGTTGCCTACAAGGAAGCCAAGATCAAGTAATTGGTCCGCTTCTAAAAAAGCCGGCACCCCATTGTGGCTGCCGGCTTTTTTGTGCCTGAATCTTCAATGATCAATGCCAGCACGAACCAACATCTACTTCAGAATTTCTCCACATAGCCCGACGGCAGCGAGATATCCATGGCAATAGGAAGGTGATCCGACACTGGATGATTCACCACTTCGGCCTTACGAATCTCCAGTGACGGACTGACCAGAATATGGTCCAGTGCCCGCTCCGGGCGCCAGCTGGGAAAGCTGTGCGCCGTAGCCGGCAGGGGGACCAAGTCGGTTTCACTGAGCGGGGTATTTCTGAGCAACTGCTCGGCGTGGTTATTCATATCCCCCATCAAAACCACATGCCGGTATTCGCTGACGAGATCGCGGATGAACCGGAGCTGGCGATTCTGGGCCTGAGCGCTGAGCGACAGGTGCATCATAACCAGAACCAGGGGATCTTCAGGATCGCCATAACGGGCCACGATAGCCCCACGCCCCGGAATCAGCGCCGGCAGTTTATGCTCGGTGACATCCAGCGGCCGGTAACGGCTCAACAAGCCATTGCTGTGCTGCGCCAGGCGACCCAGGTTTCGATTAAGCTGCTGGTACCAATACGGAATACCGCTGGCTTCCGCCAAGTATTGCACCTGGTTGATAAAGCCACTCCGCAAGCTACCACCATCGCACTCCTGCAACGCCACCACGTCGTAGTTCCGCAACAGAGCGGAAATTTTATCGAGATTTTCGACGCGCTTACGATAAGGAAGGACGTGCTGCCAACTGCGGGTAAAGTAGTGGTGGTAGGACGAGGTATTGATACCGACCTGGATATTGTATGTCAGCAACCGGATGTGGCGGTGAGGCTCGAATTCCGGAACATGATCGGTTCCGGAATTCGAGCCTCGACTAATTGTCCCTTGCTGGGATCCGACCATTTCCGAGAGCTGTTTGCGGATTCGCTCGTACATGCCCTGCTGACCCGGCCGATGGAGACTTAGTTGGCGCTGCGCT
Coding sequences:
- the rpmB gene encoding 50S ribosomal protein L28, with amino-acid sequence MSRVCQVTGKRPVSGNNVSHAMNHTRRRFLPNLQSHRFWVETEKRFIKLRVSTKGMRIIDKKGIDAVLADLRARGEKV
- a CDS encoding endonuclease/exonuclease/phosphatase family protein yields the protein MYERIRKQLSEMVGSQQGTISRGSNSGTDHVPEFEPHRHIRLLTYNIQVGINTSSYHHYFTRSWQHVLPYRKRVENLDKISALLRNYDVVALQECDGGSLRSGFINQVQYLAEASGIPYWYQQLNRNLGRLAQHSNGLLSRYRPLDVTEHKLPALIPGRGAIVARYGDPEDPLVLVMMHLSLSAQAQNRQLRFIRDLVSEYRHVVLMGDMNNHAEQLLRNTPLSETDLVPLPATAHSFPSWRPERALDHILVSPSLEIRKAEVVNHPVSDHLPIAMDISLPSGYVEKF
- the rpmG gene encoding 50S ribosomal protein L33, which translates into the protein MREKIRLVSSAGTGHFYTTYKNKRNTPEKMEINKYDPVVRKHVAYKEAKIK